One window from the genome of Grus americana isolate bGruAme1 chromosome 2, bGruAme1.mat, whole genome shotgun sequence encodes:
- the LOC129202268 gene encoding carboxymethylenebutenolidase homolog, with the protein MANESRPCPCGIGDRFDYEGCGQEVQVEHIEAYVCKPPASTDKAVIVIHDIFGWQLPNTRYMADMLAANGYIAICPDFFVGQEAWKPSNDWASFDDWLKTRNAGKIDKEVDVVLKYLSEHCGAKKIGVIGFCWGGAAVQHLMLKNPHLKTGVSLYGVIKFFDDRSSLLHPTFFIFAEMDEHIPLEQVTLLEQKLKQNCKVDYEVKIYPGQTHGFVHRKREDINPQDKPYIEEGRKDMINWLNKYL; encoded by the exons ATGGCTAACGAATCGAGGCCCTGCCCGTGTGGTATTGGAGACAGGTTTGACTATGAGGGTTGTGGGCAGGAAGTACAAGTTGAGCACATCGAGGCGTATGTTTGCAAACCACCTGCAAGCACTGACAAAGCTGTGATTGTGATTCATGATATATTTGGATGGCAACTCCCAAACACCAGATACATGGCTGATATGCTGGCGGCTAATGGATACAT aGCCATCTGCCCAGATTTTTTTGTGGGGCAAGAAGCTTGGAAACCTTCTAATGACTGGGCGTCTTTCGATGACTGGCTGAAAACCCGAAATGCTGGCAAAATAGACAA AGAAGTTGATGTCGTCCTGAAGTATCTAAGTGAACATTGTGGTGCAAAGAAGATTGGTGTCATTGGGTTTTGCTGGGGTGGAGCAGCAGTACAACATCTGATGCTGAAAAATCCTCATTTAAAGACGGGGGTGTCCCTCTATG GAGTGATTAAGTTCTTTGATGACAGATCCAGTTTGCTTCATCCCACCTTcttcatttttgctgaaatgGATGAACACATCCCATTGGAGCAG GTCAccctgctggagcagaagctgaaacaaaactgtaaaGTTGATTATGAAGTTAAAATTTACCCTGGACAGACGCATGGGTTTGTACATCGCAAAAGAGAAGATATCAATCCTCAAGATAAACCTTATAttgaggaaggaagaaaggatatGATCAACTGGTTGAATAAATATCTTTAG
- the LOC129202267 gene encoding carboxymethylenebutenolidase homolog encodes MVPVKSCSKDFEMANESRPCPCGIGDRFDYEGCGQEVQVEHIEAYVCKPPASTDKAVIVIHDIFGWQLPNTRYMADMLTTNGYIAICPDFFAGREAWKPSDDWSKFDDWLKNRDARKINKEADAVLKYLKEQCGAKKLGVIGFCWGGIAVRHLMMTYPELKAGVSLYGLIKDSDDISSLLNPTFFIFAEKDDFIPLHQVTLLEQKLKKNCKVDYEVKIYPGQTHGFVHRRREDINPQDKPYIEEGRKDMINWLNKYI; translated from the exons ATGGTCCCTGTCAAATCCTGCAGTAAAG atTTCGAGATGGCTAATGAATCGAGGCCCTGCCCGTGTGGTATTGGAGACAGGTTTGACTATGAGGGTTGTGGGCAGGAAGTACAAGTTGAGCACATCGAGGCGTATGTTTGCAAACCACCTGCAAGCACTGACAAAGCTGTGATTGTGATTCATGATATATTTGGATGGCAACTCCCAAACACCAGATACATGGCTGATATGCTAACAACTAATGGATACAT agCCATCTGCCCAGACTTTTTTGCAGGGAGAGAAGCTTGGAAGCCTTCTGATGACTGGTCCAAGTTTGATGATTGGCTGAAAAATCGAGATgccaggaaaataaacaa AGAAGCTGATGCTGTCCTGAAATATCTAAAGGAACAGTGTGGTGCAAAGAAATTAGGGGTcattggtttttgttggggtggtATTGCTGTACGTCACCTGATGATGACATACCCGGAATTAAAGGCTGGTGTATCTCTCTATG GACTAATCAAGGATTCTGATGATATATCCAGTCTCCTGAACcctacatttttcatttttgctgaaaaagatGACTTCATTCCCCTTCATCAG GTCACACTGCTGGAGCagaagctaaagaaaaattgtaaaGTTGATTATGAAGTTAAAATTTATCCTGGACAAACCCATGGGTTTGTGCATCGCAGAAGAGAAGATATCAATCCTCAGGATAAGCCTTATAttgaggaaggaagaaaggatatGATCAACTGgttgaataaatacatttga